Proteins encoded together in one Drosophila albomicans strain 15112-1751.03 chromosome 2R, ASM965048v2, whole genome shotgun sequence window:
- the LOC117576537 gene encoding protein mini spindles isoform X6, which yields MAEDTEYKKLPIEERCVHKLWKARVDGYEEAAKLFRELDDEKSPEWSKYAGLIKKMVVDSNALAQEKGLEAALIFVENSGFAGRTVGDVMTGIVQKCIAAPKTKTKELSVQVTLMYVEIEKQEAVLEELVKGMEHKNPKIVSACVAATTQAMKEFGTKVIGVKPIIKKLAPLMSDRDKAVRDETKQLAVEMYRWIGAAMKSHIASLPQVTIKELEDEFEKLKGERAEPTRYLKSQQEKQAKIADEAATEDAYNDDDAEAGAEEVDPMDLIDPVDILSKMPKDFYDKLEEKKWTLRKESLETLEKLLTDNPKVENGEYGALVNALKKVITKDSNVVLVAMAGKCLALLAKGLSKRFSNYATACVSSLLEKFKEKKPNVVSALREAMDAIYGSTTLEAQQESIVEALANKNPSVKSETALFLARALTRTQPTALNKKLIKLLTTTLIKTLNESDPVVRDSSAEALGTLMKLVSEKALTPLLVDVDPLKLSKIKECHDKAEIKIKVAAPKKEARPATAPAAKPAAAKPSGGSTEPKPVARPATSGARKVVKKAAGASSVAPAALSKAPSGKALATEREMTPEEVQDKADELLPADILSGLVDSNWKNRLAAVEQLLAQITSFDSKQPGISQVLVRTISGRKPGLKEMNFQVLKYKLDIIRSVAENYPVTNITVDHVATEITEKLGDAKNSGGAADVLTALSEATKLEYVVGKVLSFALEQKSPKVQSEAFNWVNKSIIEFGFKIQPKLLIEDVRKGVQSTNPTVRGAAIQLVGTMTMYMGNAVMIFFDGEKPALKSQIQTEFNKNLGEKPPKPIRGVQRSSVSPEDDEDDDGAGGSSEPEVNLADLLPRVDISSQITEALLKEMSDKDWKTRNEGLTKLQAIITDAKLIKPSIGDLAPALAHRLVDSNAKIAQTALSICEQLSTAMGAGCRSHVRVLFPGFLHALGDSKSFVRAAALNCINSFGEQGGYKEFFESEMIADALKSGSPALKSELWNWLAEKLPPLPPKSIPKEELTSMVPHLYAHICDRNVDVRKNANEAVLGIMIHLGFEAMNRALDKQKPASKKDIMAALEKARPNLPVKPLPKGKQQAPIPEETKKVVRSGGAAAAQKQGAGKAGAGAGTEKTAAAVPSRKKDEDVDTSPLLAVNSIKNQRLIDEQKMRVLKWTFTTPREEFTDLLRDQMTTANVNKALMANMFHDDFRYHLKVIEQLSEDLPNNSRALICNLDLILKWLTLRFYDTNPSVLIKGLEYLGQVFQMLVEMEYMMAENEGSSFVPHLLLKIGDPKDAVRNGVRRVLRQINLLYPFTKVFSYVMEGLKSKNARQRTECLDELTYLIESYGLSICQPSQQVALKEIARQISDRDNSVRNAALNCIVMAYFLAGEKIYKLIGQLSEKDLSMLDERIKRAKKTRKPAVPVAEVPPNNRAVTQVVQQDSIEIEDAEGNGCDELPPPDEEGTFDQAPSAQVLQLQQQLQLQQQQAQQQRTSGPFGLDPNVMAEIEKDWVRADQMVFKEYTPVDTSLLFEPIKVIPTRDGFQYPQDKFDRLIARSHYIQQNLTTSPQSNNTGHTASGISPYRSPMRIQQQQMQTHQNNMDNNMPNLADVLPKHDPQLVKIIKAVSSNDTLKARAAINELTAIIESPEKQAVLRDYEEIFIQNVLAQLKNLSQLPISQALVVYQPLLSILYTFFNANILGKTLSVACIKNLMSALLHLLADQKLTSGDDSQYNKVINGICLKVLDKANFTNIYCALIRLLRETCPVAGLPKFTDLLMKCIWRNIKMLPERTNELNYDAVILEVHEFMLALPSTWWQNRPSDTPLRTVKTIIHNMAKVKGNAILQHLNQIPTHSELHTYLIRILKNFQKDGTVSGTGVSPQRQQFSAKEIATKRISHQTHDTVSQIFKLISDKDTKQQGLQKLYDFKQQNPDIDLSTFLQGASATFHKYIEEGLAEIERQNQNAGSTQAPDNRTAATRSYLTDVNYQNATHDPDYWMDRLQNLMSTRSASDDGSHMLDNKVADENLCLNSMNPQKVSLIRREKPELSPNRLQHIQAKLAQIKKENHAQ from the exons ATGGCTGAGGATACCGAGTACAAAAAGTTGCCCATTGAGGAGCGATGCGTTCACAAGCTGTGGAAGGCTAGAGTCGATGGCTACGAAGAGGCAGCTAAACTCTTTCGCGAATTAGACGATGAGAAGTCTCCGGAATGGTCTAAGTATGCGGGACTCATCAAGAAAATGGTGGTCGATTCAAATGCTTTGGCCCAAGAGAAGGGATTGGAGGCCGCATTGATATTCGTTGAGAACAGCGGCTTTGCCGGGCGAACAGTGGGTGATGTGATGACGGGAATTGTCCAGAAATGCATTGCAGCGCccaagacaaagacaaaggaACTATCTGTGCAGGTCACACTTATGTATGTGGAGATTGAGAAGCAAGAGGCTGTATTAGAAGAGCTGGTTAAGGGCATGGAACACAAGAATCCAAAGATCGTGTCTGCCTGTGTTGCAGCTACCACACAAGCAATGAAAGAATTTGGCACCAAGGTTATTGGCGTCAAGCCGATCATCAAAAAACTGGCTCCCCTTATGTCAGATCGCGACAAAGCTGTACGCGATGAAACCAAGCAGTTAGCAGTGGAAATGTATCGCTGGATTGGAGCTGCTATGAAGTCACACATTGCCTCGTTGCCACAGGTGACAATCAAAGAACTGGAAGATGAGTTTGAGAAATTAAAGGGTGAAAGGGCCGAGCCAACCAG ATATTTAAAATCACAGCAGGAAAAACAGGCAAAAATTGCAGATGAAGCCGCCACTGAGGATGCCTACAATG ATGATGACGCTGAAGCTGGCGCTGAGGAAGTAGACCCAATGGATCTAATTGATCCAGTTGATATTCTCTCCAAGATGCCCAAAGATTTTTATGACAAGCTAGAAGAGAAGAAGTGGACTCTGCGTAAAGAATCGCTTGAAACACTGGAGAAGTTGCTCACTGATAATCCAAAAGTTGAGAATGGTGAATATGGCGCGCTGGTCAACGCACTGAAGAAAGTCATTACCAAGGACTCGAATGTTGTACTCGTTGCCATGGCCGGCAAATGTTTGGCTTTACTGGCCAAAGGTCTTTCCAAACGCTTCTCCAACTACGCTACT GCTTGTGTATCATCACTCTTGGAAAAATTCAAGGAGAAGAAACCAAATGTTGTAAGCGCTCTGCGTGAGGCAATGGATGCCATTTATGGCTCGACAACATTGGAGGCTCAACAGGAGTCTATTGTGGAAGCTCTCGCCAACAAAAATCCTAGTGTCAAGTCCGAGACGGCACTATTCCTGGCGCGTGCTCTCACTCGTACCCAACCAACGgcgttaaacaaaaaactcattaaattaCTAACCACAACATTGATAAAGACGCTCAATGAATCCGACCCAGTTGTGCGTGACAGCAGCGCTGAAGCCCTGGGTACACTGATGAAGCTGGTCAGCGAGAAGGCGTTGACGCCACTGTTAGTCGATGTGGATCCATTGAAATTGAGCAAAATTAAGGAGTGTCACGATAAGGCCGAAATTAAGATCAAGGTAGCTGCACCCAAAAAGGAGGCACGTCCTGCAACAGCACCAGCGGCAAAGCCAGCTGCAGCTAAACCAAGCGGAGGAAGCACAGAACCCAAACCAGTGGCACGACCCGCAACATCCGGTGCTCGCAAGGTAGTCAAGAAAGCTGCAGGCGCTTCAAGTGTGGCACCAGCTGCCTTGTCGAAAGCTCCAAGTGGTAAGGCACTGGCCACAGAACGCGAAATGACACCTGAGGAGGTGCAGGATAAGGCGGATGAGCTATTACCAGCTGATATACTCAGCGGTTTAGTTGACAGCAACTGGAAGAATCGTTTAGCCGCTGTGGAACAGCTGCTAGCACAAATCACCAGTTTCGACAGCAAACAGCCGGGCATATCTCAAGTATTGGTGCGCACCATCAGCGGACGCAAGCCTGGCCTCAAGGAAATGAACTTCCAAGTGCTGAAATACAAACTGGACATAATACGCAGTGTGGCTGAGAACTATCCGGTGACAAACATAACAGTGGATCATGTGGCCACAGAAATAACTGAAAAACTGGGTGATGCTAAGAATAGTGGAGGAGCTGCCGATGTACTGACTGCTTTATCGGAGGCCACTAAGCTGGAGTATGTGGTCGGAAAGGTTCTTAGCTTTGCGCTAGAGCAAAAATCACCCAAAGTACAATCGGAGGCATTCAATTGGGTGAACAAATCAATTATTGAGTTTGGCTTTAAGATTCAGCCCAAATTGCTTATTGAAGATGTGAGAAAAGGCGTACAGAGCACAAATCCCACTGTTCGCGGCGCCGCCATACAACTTGTGGGCACCATGACCATGTATATGGGTAATGCTGTAATGATCTTCTTTGATGGTGAGAAACCTGCATTGAAATCGCAAATACAAACAGAGTTCAATAAGAATCTGGGCGAGAAACCTCCCAAACCAATACGTGGAGTACAGCGCAGTAGCGTTAGCCCAGaagatgatgaggatgatgatggtgCTGGCGGTTCATCCGAACCTGAAGTCAATTTAGCTGATCTCTTGCCACGTGTTGATATTTCCAGTCAAATCACAGAAGCTTTGTTGAAGGAGATGTCCGACAAAGACTGGAAGACCCGTAATGAAGGACTGACAAAACTACAGGCGATCATCACTGATGCCAAGCTAATTAAGCCAAGCATTGGTGATCTGGCGCCAGCACTTGCACATCGTCTAGTCGATTCCAATGCTAAAATTGCCCAAACTGCGCTTTCGATTTGTGAGCAACTGTCGACAGCAATGGGCGCCGGGTGTCGCAGTCATGTACGCGTTCTATTCCCGGGCTTCCTCCATGCTCTGGGAGACAGTAAAAGTTTTGTGCGAGCCGCAGCTCTTAATTGCATCAACAGTTTCGGCGAGCAGGGCGGCTACAAGGAGTTCTTTGAGAGCGAAATGATTGCCGATGCCTTGAAGAGTGGCTCACCGGCACTAAAGTCCGAGCTCTGGAATTGGTTAGCTGAAAAGTTGCCGCCTTTGCCGCCCAAGTCGATACCCAAGGAGGAGCTTACCTCAATGGTGCCACATCTGTATGCGCACATTTGTGATCGCAATGTGGATGTGCGCAAGAACGCTAATGAAGCTGTCTTGGGTATTATGATTCATCTGGGCTTCGAGGCAATGAATCGGGCTCTGGACAAACAGAAGCCTGCCTCCAAAAAGGATATTATGGCCGCCCTGGAGAAGGCGCGTCCCAATTTACCAGTCAAACCGTTGCCCAAGGGTAAACAACAAGCACCCATTCCCGAGGAAACCAAAAAGGTCGTACGAAGTGGTGGCGCTGCCGCCGCTCAAAAACAAGGTGCTGGCAAAGCTGGCGCTGGAGCTGGTACAGAgaagacagcagcagcggtgcCATCGCGTAAAAAGGATGAGGATGTTGACACATCGCCTCTGTTGGCAGTAAATAGTATCAAGAATCAGCGGCTCATCGATGAGCAAAAGATGCGTGTCCTCAAATGGACATTCACCACGCCACGCGAGGAATTTACGGACCTACTCCGCGATCAGATGACAACGGCCAATGTAAACAAGGCATTGATGGCGAACATGTTTCACGACGACTTTCG TTATCATTTGAAAGTAATTGAACAGTTGAGCGAGGATTTGCCGAATAACAGCAGAGCATTGATTTGTAATCTGGACCTGATATTAAAGTGGTTGACGCTGCGCTTCTATGATACGAACCCTTCTGTGCTTATTAAGGGTCTCGAGTATCTAGGACAAGTGTTCCAGATGTTGGTCGAAATGGAATACATGATGGCAGAGAATGAGGGCAGCAGCTTCGTGCCCCATTTACTGCTGAAG ATTGGTGATCCAAAGGATGCAGTCCGAAATGGCGTGCGACGTGTGCTTCGACagataaatttgttgtatcCTTTTACAAAGGTCTTCTCGTACGTTATGGAAGGACTGAAATCGAAGAATGCACGACAACGCACTGAATGCCTGGATGAATTGACCTATCTCATTGAGAGCTACGGACTAAGCATTTGCCAGCCATCTCAACAGGTGGCTCTCAAGGAGATTGCACGCCAAATCTCGGATCGTGACAACTCTGTGCGCAACGCAGCTCTCAATTGCATTGTGATGGCATATTTCCTGGCCGGCGAAAAGATCTACAAACTGATTGGCCAGTTGAGCGAGAAGGATCTTTCCATGTTAGATGAGCGCATTAAACGAGCTAAAAAGACAAGAAAACCAGCTGTACCCGTCGCCGAGGTACCGCCCAACAACAGGGCAGTGACGCAAGTGGTGCAACAAGATAGCATTGAAATTGAGGATGCTGAGGGAAATGGCTGTGACGAATTGCCGCCACCTGATGAGGAGGG TACATTTGATCAGGCACCGTCCGCTCAagtgctgcaactgcaacaacaattgcagctgcaacaacaacaggcacaGCAACAGAGGACCAGCGGTCCCTTTGGTCTCGATCCCAATGTGATGGCCGAAATCGAAAAGGATTGGGTGCGTGCCGATCAGATGGTCTTTAAAGAATATACTCCAGTTGATACTTCGCTGCTCTTCGAGCCCATTAAAGTGATACCAACACGCGACGGATTCCAATATCCACAAGACAAATTTGATCGCCTCATTGCACGCTCGCATTACATTCAACAGAACCTGACTACGTCACCGCAGTCAAATAACACTGGCCACACGGCCAGCGGCATATCGCCCTATCGTAGTCCCATGCGcattcagcaacaacagatgCAGACGCATCAGAACAACATGGACAACAATATGCCTAA CTTAGCCGATGTGTTGCCCAAGCATGATCCACAACTGGTAAAGATAATTAAGGCAGTCAGCAGCAACGATACATTAAAAGCGCGTGCAGCAATCAATGAGTTGACCGCCATCATTGAATCTCCAGAGAAACAGGCTGTGCTGCGTGACTACGAGGAAATATTCATACAAAATGTGCTGGCACAGTTGAAG AATCTTTCGCAGCTGCCAATATCACAGGCACTTGTGGTGTATCAGCCATTGCTTTCCATTTTGTATACGTTCTTCAATGCCAATATTCTGGGCAAAACGCTGAGCGTGGCCTGCATTAAGAATCTCATGTCTGCGCTTTTGCATCTTCTGGCCGACCAAAAATTGACCAGTGGTGATGACAGCCAATACAACAAGGTTATTAATGGCATCTGCCTCAAAGTCCTGGACAAAGccaattttacaaatatttactg CGCCTTAATCCGATTACTGAGAGAGACCTGCCCGGTTGCGGGGCTGCCCAAGTTTACAGATTTActaatgaaatgcatttggcggaatattaaaatgttaccGGAGCGCACTAACGAGCTGAACTACGATGCCGTCATCTTGGAGGTGCATGAATTTATGCTGGCGTTGCCGAGTACATGGTGGCAGAATCGTCCATCAGATACGCCGTTGCGCACCGTCAAAACTATAATTCACAATATGGCCAAGGTGAAGGGTAATGCTATATTGCAGCATCTGAATCAGATACCCACACACTCTGAGCTGCACACATACTTGATACGCATCCTAAAG AATTTCCAAAAGGACGGAACTGTGTCCGGTACAGGTGTTTCCCCGCAGCGTCAGCAATTTTCAGCCAAGGAAATTGCCACCAAGCGAATATCGCATCAAACACATGATACGGTGTCACAGATCTTTAAGCTCATTTCGGACAAGGATACCAAGCAGCAAGGACTGCAAAAACTATACGACTTTAAG CAACAAAATCCGGACATCGATCTAAGTACATTCTTGCAAGGAGCCAGCGCAACCTTCCACAAGTATATTGAAGAAGGTCTTGCGGAGATTGAACGACAGAATCAGAATGCAGGCTCAACGCAAGCGCCGGATAACCGCACGG CTGCTACACGTTCTTATCTCACAGATGTCAACTATCAAAATGCCACACACGATCCCGACTATTGGATGGATCGTTTGCAGAATTTAATGTCCACACGAAGCGCTTCGGACGATGGCTCCCATATGCTGGACAATAAGGTAGCCGACGAGAACCTCTGCTTGAACTCGATGAATCCGCAGAAGGTGTCGCTCATCAGGCGTGAG AAACCCGAACTGTCGCCCAACCGTCTGCAGCACATTCAGGCTAAGCTGGCGCAGATCAAAAAGGAGAATCATGCCCAATAA